From Leifsonia sp. fls2-241-R2A-40a, one genomic window encodes:
- a CDS encoding M15 family metallopeptidase: protein MHSTASRPLRVALSVAAASLVLSVALAGCSPTPSGTLAQPASAGGSVTESAAGLTDDDGYIPDGSSLPLDSDLPAVSRLDPDLLSALKDAQDAMQGDSSGPGITIADGWRSERYQEHLFAQAVQEYGSEEEAEKWVKRGSDSAHVRGEAVDIADAGAMDYLNRYGSEWGLCQVYANEAWHFELRTEPGGDCPAQSPDGRG from the coding sequence ATGCACTCCACCGCGTCCCGACCGCTCCGCGTCGCCCTGTCCGTCGCCGCCGCCTCCCTCGTCCTGAGCGTCGCACTGGCGGGGTGCTCGCCCACCCCGAGCGGCACCCTCGCCCAGCCGGCGAGCGCGGGCGGCTCCGTGACGGAATCCGCCGCCGGCCTGACCGACGACGACGGTTACATTCCCGACGGCTCCTCCCTCCCCTTGGACAGCGACCTGCCCGCGGTCAGCCGGCTCGATCCCGACCTGCTGTCCGCCCTGAAGGATGCGCAGGACGCCATGCAGGGCGACAGCAGCGGACCCGGCATCACGATCGCTGACGGCTGGCGCTCGGAGCGCTACCAGGAGCACCTCTTCGCTCAGGCCGTGCAGGAGTACGGCAGCGAGGAGGAAGCGGAGAAGTGGGTGAAGCGCGGCAGCGACTCCGCCCATGTCCGCGGGGAGGCGGTCGACATCGCCGACGCCGGCGCGATGGACTACCTCAACCGGTACGGCTCCGAGTGGGGACTGTGCCAGGTGTACGCGAACGAAGCCTGGCACTTCGAGCTGCGCACGGAGCCGGGCGGCGACTGCCCCGCCCAGTCCCCCGACGGCCGCGGCTGA
- a CDS encoding alpha/beta hydrolase, producing MSGTLLPGIDARTVRTSRYTANVLERPAEGEPTRTVLFVHGNVSSSLFWQPLMLALPGGIRALAVDLRGFGDSETLPVDASRGVRDFSDDVASVADELALGASHIVGWSLGGGVVMQLLLDRPDLVSSLTLVSPVSPYGFGGTAADGRLLNADASGTGGGGANPDFVVRLEAGDTGEDSPTSPRAVYRSSYVAPGFVSEYEDLWVESMLSTATGPDNYPGDAGPSDQWPGFGPGTRGVLNTLAPTHFDTSGIVEAAAKPPILWIHGAVDAIVGDASFFDLNQLGAAGVIPGWPGEEVAPPQPMLAQTRDVLRRYAEAGGTTREVVFEDCGHSAHIEKPDEFRAELLAWIS from the coding sequence ATGAGTGGAACGCTGCTGCCCGGCATCGACGCCCGCACCGTCCGCACCTCCCGCTACACCGCCAATGTGCTCGAGCGGCCGGCCGAGGGCGAGCCGACGCGCACCGTCCTGTTCGTGCACGGCAACGTGTCGTCGTCCCTGTTCTGGCAGCCGCTCATGCTCGCGCTGCCGGGCGGGATCCGCGCCCTCGCCGTCGACCTGCGCGGTTTCGGCGACAGCGAGACGCTGCCGGTGGACGCGTCGCGCGGCGTCCGCGACTTCTCCGACGATGTCGCGTCCGTCGCCGACGAGCTGGCGCTCGGCGCATCCCACATCGTCGGCTGGAGTCTCGGCGGCGGCGTGGTCATGCAGCTGCTCCTCGACCGGCCGGACCTGGTCTCCAGCCTGACCCTCGTCTCCCCGGTCTCCCCCTACGGCTTCGGAGGCACGGCGGCCGACGGCAGGCTCCTCAACGCGGATGCGTCGGGCACCGGCGGCGGCGGCGCCAACCCCGACTTCGTGGTCCGGCTCGAGGCGGGCGACACCGGCGAGGACTCCCCGACCTCTCCGCGAGCGGTCTATCGCTCCTCGTACGTCGCCCCCGGCTTCGTCTCCGAATACGAGGACCTCTGGGTGGAGTCGATGCTGTCCACCGCGACCGGTCCCGACAACTACCCCGGCGACGCGGGCCCCTCCGACCAGTGGCCCGGCTTCGGCCCCGGCACCCGGGGCGTGCTGAACACGCTGGCGCCGACCCACTTCGACACGTCGGGCATCGTGGAGGCGGCTGCCAAGCCGCCGATCCTCTGGATCCACGGCGCGGTCGACGCGATCGTCGGCGACGCGTCCTTCTTCGACCTCAACCAGCTCGGCGCGGCCGGCGTGATCCCCGGCTGGCCCGGCGAGGAGGTGGCACCGCCGCAGCCCATGCTCGCGCAGACCCGGGACGTGCTGCGGCGTTACGCCGAGGCCGGCGGGACGACCCGCGAGGTCGTCTTCGAGGACTGCGGCCACTCCGCCCACATCGAGAAGCCGGACGAGTTCCGCGCCGAGCTGCTCGCCTGGATCAGCTGA
- a CDS encoding helix-turn-helix domain-containing protein, translated as MSRTHVVAVLVLEGAKPLDVGIPAQVFSNRPSMPYEVRVCGAAPGLVTGGDGLSYHVAEGLEALAQADTVFVPGYRNPGTTDPPAAVVGALLAAHERGARLAAISTGAFALAATGLLDGKRATTHWHYTRALAKRHPLIRVDENVLFVDEGDILTSAGAASGIDLCLHLVRRDHGVGLSNHVARRLVAAPYRSGGQAQYVPRSVPEPLGDLFAETREWALAHLAEPLTLEALARNAKVSARTFSRRFVDDTGYTPMQWVLRARVDLARELLERTDLGVEQIAARVGLGTAANLRLHFQRILGTSPTEYRHTFSA; from the coding sequence GTGAGCCGCACCCACGTCGTCGCGGTGCTCGTGCTCGAGGGCGCCAAGCCGCTCGACGTGGGCATCCCGGCCCAGGTGTTCTCGAACCGGCCGAGCATGCCCTACGAGGTGCGCGTGTGCGGCGCGGCTCCTGGGCTCGTCACCGGCGGCGACGGTCTGTCGTATCACGTCGCGGAGGGACTGGAGGCGCTGGCGCAGGCCGACACCGTGTTCGTCCCCGGCTACCGCAATCCCGGGACGACGGATCCGCCGGCGGCCGTCGTCGGCGCCCTCCTCGCCGCGCACGAACGCGGCGCTCGCCTCGCCGCGATCTCGACCGGCGCCTTCGCGCTGGCGGCGACGGGCCTGCTCGACGGCAAGCGTGCGACGACGCACTGGCACTACACGCGCGCGCTGGCGAAGCGGCATCCACTGATCCGCGTGGATGAGAACGTGCTGTTCGTCGACGAGGGCGACATCCTCACCTCCGCCGGAGCCGCCTCCGGAATCGACCTCTGCCTGCATCTGGTGCGCCGCGATCACGGTGTCGGGCTTTCGAACCACGTGGCCCGCCGCCTCGTCGCCGCGCCGTACCGGAGCGGCGGCCAGGCGCAGTACGTGCCGCGCAGCGTGCCCGAGCCGCTCGGCGACCTGTTCGCCGAGACCCGGGAGTGGGCGCTCGCCCACCTCGCCGAGCCGCTCACGCTCGAGGCGCTCGCCCGCAACGCCAAGGTGTCGGCCCGCACCTTCTCGCGCCGGTTCGTCGACGACACCGGCTACACGCCGATGCAGTGGGTGCTGCGGGCGCGCGTCGACCTGGCTCGTGAGCTCCTGGAGCGCACCGACCTCGGCGTCGAGCAGATCGCCGCCCGGGTGGGCCTTGGCACCGCGGCGAATCTGCGACTGCACTTCCAGCGCATCCTGGGCACCTCCCCGACGGAGTACCGGCACACCTTCTCCGCCTGA
- a CDS encoding agmatine deiminase family protein: MTWRMPAETARHERTWMAFPREGITLGDDAASAEEAYASWTAVAHAVAEYEPVTMVVDPSERDRARRMLGAHVEQVEAPLDEFWMRDFGPTFVVDDERPGVLGAVDWTFNGWGDPEWAEWRKSAEIARFVAERTGAELISSLLVNEGGGIHVDGEGTVLLTETVQLDPRRNRYADKARVEAELARTIGATHAIWLPRGLTRDYDDFGTNGHVDIVATIPSPGTILLHTQRDPEHPDFEVSRELRVMLSGTTDAAGRAWDIVDLPAPATLRDEEGFVDWSYVNHLVVNDGIVACGFGEERADAEATEILEAAYPGRTVNMVDSRPIFARGGGIHCITQQQPAVEVVR, translated from the coding sequence ATGACCTGGCGCATGCCCGCTGAGACCGCACGCCACGAGCGCACCTGGATGGCGTTCCCGCGCGAGGGGATCACCCTCGGCGACGACGCCGCCTCCGCCGAGGAGGCCTACGCCTCCTGGACCGCCGTCGCCCACGCCGTCGCCGAGTACGAGCCGGTCACGATGGTCGTCGACCCGAGCGAGCGCGACCGCGCCCGCCGCATGCTCGGCGCACACGTCGAACAGGTGGAGGCGCCCCTCGACGAGTTCTGGATGCGCGACTTCGGCCCCACCTTCGTCGTCGACGACGAACGGCCGGGGGTGCTCGGAGCGGTGGACTGGACCTTCAACGGCTGGGGCGACCCCGAGTGGGCCGAGTGGCGGAAGTCCGCCGAGATCGCACGCTTCGTGGCCGAGCGGACCGGCGCCGAGCTGATCAGCTCGCTGCTCGTCAACGAAGGCGGCGGCATCCACGTGGATGGCGAAGGCACGGTCCTGCTGACCGAGACCGTCCAGCTCGACCCGCGCCGCAATCGCTACGCCGACAAGGCGCGTGTCGAAGCGGAGCTCGCCCGCACGATCGGCGCGACCCACGCGATCTGGCTGCCGCGCGGGCTGACCCGGGACTACGACGACTTCGGAACGAACGGGCACGTCGACATCGTGGCGACCATCCCGTCGCCGGGCACGATCCTGCTGCACACGCAGCGCGACCCGGAGCACCCCGACTTCGAGGTCTCCCGCGAACTGCGGGTGATGCTGTCCGGCACCACCGACGCCGCCGGGCGCGCGTGGGACATCGTCGACCTGCCCGCTCCCGCGACCCTGCGCGACGAGGAGGGCTTCGTCGACTGGAGCTACGTCAACCACCTCGTCGTCAACGACGGCATCGTGGCGTGCGGCTTCGGCGAGGAGCGCGCCGACGCCGAGGCGACCGAGATCCTCGAGGCCGCGTATCCCGGGCGCACCGTGAACATGGTGGATTCGCGGCCGATCTTCGCGCGCGGCGGCGGCATCCACTGCATCACGCAGCAGCAGCCGGCGGTGGAGGTCGTCCGATGA
- a CDS encoding MarR family transcriptional regulator, producing the protein MSSEPPALETRASFLVSQLGLQSAQAFTAALAPLGLTPNRYGILVHVAREEGRTQQDLAKALGLHRNSMVTLIDDLEQRGLVERRRHPDDRRAYAIHLTPSARDVVSAASRLADEQEEAMLGRLSADDRAALLAILTRMVDSTGFQPGVHPGLGKHGPEARR; encoded by the coding sequence ATGAGTTCCGAGCCCCCCGCCCTGGAGACCCGGGCCAGCTTTCTGGTCTCGCAGTTGGGCCTGCAGAGCGCTCAAGCCTTCACCGCCGCCCTTGCCCCGCTCGGACTGACCCCGAACCGCTACGGCATCCTCGTCCACGTCGCCCGGGAGGAAGGCCGCACCCAGCAGGACCTCGCGAAGGCCCTCGGGCTGCACCGCAACTCGATGGTGACCCTGATCGACGACCTGGAGCAGCGCGGCCTCGTCGAGCGACGCCGGCACCCGGACGACCGGCGCGCCTACGCCATCCACCTCACCCCGTCGGCCCGCGACGTCGTCAGCGCCGCCTCGCGTCTCGCCGACGAGCAGGAGGAGGCCATGCTCGGCCGGCTCAGCGCCGACGACCGTGCCGCTCTCCTGGCCATCCTCACCCGCATGGTCGACAGCACGGGCTTCCAGCCGGGCGTGCACCCGGGCCTCGGGAAGCACGGCCCGGAGGCTCGCCGGTAA
- the gap gene encoding type I glyceraldehyde-3-phosphate dehydrogenase — MTRIAINGFGRIGRNTLRALLERDSDLEVVAINDLTAPATLAHLLKYDSSLGRLGRSVEVDGDALVVDGHRIRVLAEREPADLPWAELGVDVVLESTGRFTSADAARAHVAAGAKRVLVSAPSDGADVTLAYGVNTDAFDPENHVVVSNASCTTNALAPLAAVLDDLAGIEHGFMTTVHAYTQEQNLQDGPHRDLRRARAAAVNIVPTTTGAAKAIGLVLPQLDGKLSGDSIRVPVPVGSIVELNTTVSREVTRDEVLAAYRTAADGALRGILDYADEPLVSSDITGQPASSIFDAALTRVDGRHVKVVAWYDNEWGFSNRVVDTLELLARAVNRA; from the coding sequence ATGACCCGCATCGCCATCAACGGCTTCGGCCGCATCGGCCGCAACACCCTCCGCGCCCTGCTGGAGCGCGACTCTGACCTCGAGGTGGTCGCCATCAACGACCTCACCGCGCCCGCCACGCTCGCGCACCTCCTGAAGTACGACAGCTCGCTCGGCCGGCTCGGCCGCAGCGTCGAGGTCGACGGCGACGCTCTGGTCGTCGACGGCCACCGCATCCGGGTGCTCGCCGAGCGCGAGCCCGCCGACCTGCCCTGGGCCGAACTCGGCGTGGATGTGGTTCTCGAGTCCACCGGACGCTTCACCTCCGCCGACGCCGCCCGCGCCCACGTGGCCGCCGGCGCGAAGCGCGTGCTGGTGAGCGCCCCCTCCGACGGCGCCGACGTCACGCTCGCCTACGGCGTCAACACGGACGCCTTCGACCCGGAGAACCACGTCGTCGTGTCGAACGCGTCCTGCACGACCAACGCGCTCGCCCCGCTCGCCGCGGTGCTGGACGACCTGGCCGGCATCGAGCACGGCTTCATGACCACTGTGCACGCGTACACGCAGGAGCAGAACCTGCAGGACGGCCCGCACCGCGACCTCCGCCGGGCCCGCGCCGCCGCGGTGAACATCGTCCCGACCACCACCGGCGCCGCCAAGGCGATCGGCCTGGTGCTTCCGCAGCTCGACGGCAAGCTCTCCGGCGACTCCATCCGCGTGCCCGTCCCGGTCGGCTCGATCGTCGAGCTCAACACCACCGTGTCGCGCGAGGTGACGCGCGACGAGGTGCTGGCCGCCTACCGCACCGCCGCCGACGGCGCCCTGCGCGGCATCCTCGACTACGCCGACGAGCCGCTGGTCTCCAGCGACATCACCGGCCAGCCCGCGTCCTCGATCTTCGACGCCGCTCTGACGCGCGTGGATGGACGGCACGTCAAGGTCGTCGCCTGGTACGACAACGAGTGGGGCTTCTCCAACCGCGTCGTCGACACGCTGGAACTGCTCGCCCGCGCGGTCAACCGCGCGTAG
- a CDS encoding MarR family transcriptional regulator yields the protein MDRDAAEADEHRPENWPLGRLLGAASRAVERAWADALEQRGLTHAGLIVLHLLELGFDSQSDLARMAHVEPQTMSRTVDRLEREGLVTREPDPGDRRRHVLAITEAGRTAFAGVRGLEDEVFPDVENPAALRAALLQIVSPRS from the coding sequence ATGGACAGGGACGCGGCGGAGGCCGACGAGCACCGCCCTGAGAACTGGCCGCTCGGCCGGCTGCTCGGGGCCGCCTCCCGTGCCGTCGAACGCGCGTGGGCGGACGCGCTGGAGCAGCGCGGCCTGACGCACGCGGGACTGATCGTGCTGCACCTGCTCGAACTCGGCTTCGACTCGCAGTCGGACCTCGCGCGGATGGCGCACGTCGAACCGCAGACCATGTCGCGCACTGTCGACCGGCTGGAGCGGGAGGGGCTCGTCACGCGCGAGCCGGACCCGGGCGACCGGCGACGCCATGTCCTCGCGATCACCGAGGCCGGCCGGACCGCCTTCGCGGGCGTCCGCGGGCTCGAGGACGAGGTGTTCCCCGACGTCGAGAACCCCGCGGCACTGCGCGCGGCGCTCCTGCAGATCGTCTCCCCGCGGTCGTGA
- a CDS encoding amidase translates to MTVDVVEASIADLRRALESGRTTSTELVTAYLARIDAYDTDGPRLNAIVVRNPEALAEARASDARRERGETLGPLDGIPYTAKDSYLARGLTAAAGSPAFERLIAQRDAFTIERLRAAGAILLGLTNMPPMANGGMQRGVYGRAESPYNGDYLTAAFGSGSSNGSGTATAASFAAFGLGEETWSSGRAPASNNGLCAYTPSRGVISVRGNWPLVPTMDVVVPHTRTIADLLDVLDVIVADDAETRGDFWRAQPWVRIPRASELRPASYPAVAEGASLAGRRFGVPRMYINADPEAGTAERPGIGGPTGRRIDTRASVVTLWKQARRDLEAAGATVVEVDFPAVSNYEGDRPGAPTIATRGFVSAEYLRREIVDLSAWAWDDFLAANGDPALNTLADVDGARIFPQPEGALPDRYDGFEDDIADYPGWVRAHPGTTLDAIPELADGVRGLERTRRVDLEEWMDGLGLDAVVFPAVADVGPADMDVNPASADLGWRNGVWVANGNLVPRHLGIPTVTVPMGTMDDIGMPVGLTFAGRAYDDTALLALAAAFERTGRRRTEPPRTPRLP, encoded by the coding sequence ATGACCGTGGATGTGGTGGAGGCGTCGATCGCCGACCTGCGGCGAGCGCTGGAGTCGGGCCGCACCACGAGCACGGAGCTCGTGACCGCCTACCTGGCACGCATCGACGCGTACGACACGGACGGGCCGCGGCTCAACGCGATCGTCGTGCGCAACCCCGAGGCGCTCGCGGAGGCCCGGGCCTCCGACGCCCGGCGCGAGCGCGGCGAGACGCTCGGGCCGCTGGACGGCATCCCGTACACGGCGAAGGACAGCTACCTGGCCCGCGGACTCACCGCCGCGGCCGGGTCCCCCGCTTTCGAGCGCCTGATCGCCCAGCGCGACGCCTTCACCATCGAGCGCCTGCGCGCGGCGGGCGCCATCCTGCTCGGCCTGACGAACATGCCGCCCATGGCGAACGGCGGGATGCAGCGCGGCGTCTACGGGCGTGCCGAGTCCCCCTACAACGGCGACTACCTGACCGCGGCCTTCGGGTCGGGCTCCTCGAACGGCTCCGGGACGGCGACCGCCGCGAGTTTCGCCGCCTTCGGCCTCGGCGAGGAGACCTGGTCGTCGGGGCGCGCGCCCGCATCCAACAACGGCCTCTGCGCCTACACGCCGTCGCGGGGCGTCATCTCGGTGCGCGGCAACTGGCCGCTGGTGCCGACGATGGATGTGGTGGTGCCGCACACGCGCACCATCGCCGACCTGCTCGACGTCCTCGACGTGATCGTCGCCGACGACGCCGAGACGCGCGGCGACTTCTGGCGCGCGCAGCCGTGGGTGCGCATCCCGCGGGCATCCGAGTTGCGGCCGGCGTCGTATCCCGCCGTGGCCGAGGGCGCCTCGCTCGCCGGCCGCCGCTTCGGTGTGCCGCGCATGTACATCAACGCCGACCCGGAGGCCGGCACGGCTGAGCGTCCCGGGATCGGCGGGCCGACCGGCCGGCGCATCGACACGCGGGCCTCGGTCGTCACGCTCTGGAAGCAGGCGCGCCGCGACCTGGAGGCGGCGGGCGCGACGGTGGTCGAGGTCGACTTCCCCGCGGTGTCCAACTACGAGGGCGACCGGCCGGGCGCCCCCACCATCGCGACCCGCGGATTCGTCTCGGCCGAGTACCTGCGCCGCGAGATCGTCGACCTGTCGGCGTGGGCGTGGGACGACTTCCTCGCGGCCAACGGCGACCCTGCGCTCAATACGCTCGCGGACGTCGACGGAGCGCGGATCTTCCCGCAGCCGGAGGGCGCGCTGCCCGACAGGTACGACGGTTTCGAGGACGACATCGCCGACTACCCGGGCTGGGTCCGCGCGCATCCGGGCACGACGCTCGACGCCATCCCCGAACTCGCCGACGGCGTGCGCGGCCTCGAACGGACGCGCCGCGTCGACCTGGAGGAGTGGATGGACGGCCTCGGTCTCGACGCGGTCGTGTTCCCCGCGGTCGCCGACGTGGGACCGGCCGACATGGACGTGAACCCCGCCTCGGCCGACCTCGGCTGGCGCAACGGCGTCTGGGTCGCCAACGGCAACCTCGTCCCGCGGCACCTCGGCATCCCGACGGTCACGGTGCCCATGGGGACGATGGACGACATCGGGATGCCCGTCGGCCTGACGTTCGCCGGGCGCGCCTACGACGACACCGCCCTGCTCGCGCTGGCCGCCGCCTTCGAGCGCACCGGCCGCCGCCGCACCGAGCCGCCGCGAACCCCGCGCCTCCCGTAA
- a CDS encoding TetR family transcriptional regulator C-terminal domain-containing protein has product MSRAARRPPAERRAELAAAARDLALADGLAAVTLRGVAARASVAPALVAHYHPAMDELVASAFTSVVAAELEEVRGLLQAVPDPTDRLAVLLRTLLEGARDDVTLVWVEAWALGRRNEALAAAVRDQMDAWQALILSVVEAGVAAGAFHADDAAQTAWQLLGMIDGLNAQALVRWGAGGDRGPVLVRAVEGMLGLRRGTLRLAAET; this is encoded by the coding sequence ATGTCAAGAGCAGCCCGTCGCCCACCCGCGGAACGCCGTGCCGAATTGGCGGCGGCGGCGCGCGATCTGGCGCTCGCCGACGGGCTCGCCGCCGTCACTCTGCGCGGGGTCGCCGCCCGCGCGAGTGTCGCTCCCGCGCTCGTCGCGCACTACCATCCGGCGATGGATGAGCTGGTCGCGTCCGCGTTCACCTCCGTCGTCGCGGCGGAACTGGAGGAGGTCCGCGGGCTCCTGCAGGCGGTCCCGGACCCGACCGACCGGCTCGCCGTGCTGCTGCGGACCCTCCTGGAGGGAGCCCGGGACGACGTGACCCTGGTCTGGGTGGAGGCCTGGGCGCTGGGGCGCCGCAACGAAGCGCTCGCGGCCGCGGTGCGCGACCAGATGGATGCGTGGCAGGCGCTCATCCTCTCGGTGGTCGAGGCGGGGGTGGCGGCCGGCGCCTTCCACGCCGACGACGCCGCGCAGACCGCCTGGCAGCTGCTCGGCATGATCGACGGCCTCAACGCGCAGGCGCTGGTGCGCTGGGGCGCGGGCGGCGACCGCGGGCCGGTCCTGGTGCGGGCGGTCGAAGGGATGCTGGGGCTGCGGCGCGGGACGCTGCGGCTCGCCGCCGAGACGTGA
- the argG gene encoding argininosuccinate synthase, whose product MSKVLSSLPVGERVGIAFSGGLDTSCAVAWMREKGAIPCTYTADIGQYDEPDIDAVPSRATEYGAEIARLVDAKRALVEEGLIALQCGAFHIRSAGKTYFNTTPLGRAVTGVMLVRAMMEDGVGIWGDGSTYKGNDIERFYRYGLIANPALRIYKPWLDSAFVEELGGRTEMSEWLVARGFPYRDPSEKAYSTDANIWGATHEAKRLEELDAGLDIVDPIMGVAAWRDDVEVIPETVAVRFEAGRPVAINGVEFDDPVALVLEANAIGGRHGLGASDQIENRIIEAKSRGIYEAPGMALLHIAYERLLNAIHNEDTVANYHNEGRRLGRLMYEGRWLDPQSLMLRESLQRWVGSAITGEVTVRLRRGDDYTILDTTGPSLSYHPEKLSMERVGNSAFGPGDRIGQLTMRNLDIADSRSRLEQYAAAGLIGGPTGALVGELEEGHARAILEGVEPVDAELSREIDLSSEGAAFDSGTD is encoded by the coding sequence GTGTCCAAGGTTCTGAGCAGTCTGCCCGTCGGTGAACGAGTCGGCATCGCGTTCTCGGGAGGTCTCGACACCTCCTGCGCGGTCGCCTGGATGCGTGAGAAGGGCGCCATCCCCTGCACGTACACCGCCGACATCGGCCAGTACGACGAGCCCGACATCGACGCGGTGCCCAGCCGCGCCACCGAGTACGGCGCCGAGATCGCCCGGCTCGTCGACGCCAAGCGCGCCCTGGTCGAGGAGGGCCTGATCGCCCTGCAGTGCGGCGCGTTCCACATCCGCTCGGCCGGCAAGACCTACTTCAACACCACGCCGCTCGGCCGCGCGGTCACCGGCGTCATGCTGGTGCGCGCGATGATGGAGGACGGCGTCGGCATCTGGGGCGACGGCTCCACCTACAAGGGCAACGACATCGAGCGGTTCTACCGCTACGGCCTCATCGCCAACCCGGCCCTGCGCATCTACAAGCCGTGGCTCGACTCCGCGTTCGTGGAGGAGCTCGGCGGCCGCACCGAGATGAGCGAATGGCTGGTGGCGCGCGGCTTCCCGTACCGCGACCCGAGCGAGAAGGCCTACTCGACCGACGCGAACATCTGGGGCGCGACCCACGAGGCGAAGCGTCTGGAGGAGCTGGATGCGGGGCTCGACATCGTCGACCCGATCATGGGCGTCGCCGCCTGGCGCGACGACGTCGAGGTGATCCCCGAGACGGTCGCCGTGCGCTTCGAAGCCGGCCGCCCGGTTGCCATCAACGGCGTCGAGTTCGACGACCCGGTGGCCCTGGTGCTCGAGGCGAACGCCATCGGCGGACGCCACGGCCTGGGCGCCTCCGACCAGATCGAGAACCGCATCATCGAGGCCAAGAGCCGCGGCATCTACGAGGCGCCGGGCATGGCCCTGCTGCACATCGCCTACGAGCGGCTGCTCAACGCGATCCACAACGAGGACACGGTCGCCAACTACCACAACGAGGGCCGTCGTCTCGGCCGCCTCATGTACGAGGGGCGCTGGCTCGACCCGCAGTCGCTCATGCTGCGCGAGTCGCTGCAGCGCTGGGTCGGGTCCGCGATCACCGGCGAGGTCACAGTGCGCCTGCGCCGCGGCGACGACTACACGATCCTCGACACGACCGGCCCGTCGCTCAGCTACCACCCCGAGAAGCTGTCGATGGAGCGGGTCGGCAACTCGGCATTCGGCCCCGGCGACCGCATCGGCCAGCTCACCATGCGCAACCTCGACATCGCGGACTCCCGCTCGCGGCTCGAGCAGTACGCTGCGGCCGGGCTCATCGGCGGCCCGACGGGCGCGCTGGTCGGCGAGCTCGAGGAGGGCCACGCCCGCGCCATCCTGGAGGGCGTCGAGCCGGTGGATGCTGAGCTCTCGCGCGAGATCGACCTCAGCTCCGAGGGCGCCGCGTTCGATTCCGGCACCGACTGA
- a CDS encoding NAD(P)H-binding protein has product MKLTIFGASGRTGRLLTRQAIEQGHDVTVVLRRPSDNVDARAGVRILPSLDDTAEVRAALAEADAALSAIGPRSRAEAPVAAPATRAILAGAAGRGLRFVVISAAPVEAPPADDSFLSRRIALPLIGVLLRPVYDDLREMERELRDSDTVWTAFRPPMLTSGPATGTYRTRVGGSVPRGFTVSRADLADGMVASLHRPETERAAVGIAG; this is encoded by the coding sequence ATGAAGCTGACCATATTCGGAGCGAGCGGCCGAACCGGCCGTCTGCTCACCCGCCAGGCGATCGAGCAGGGACACGACGTCACCGTCGTCCTGCGCCGTCCCTCCGACAACGTGGATGCGCGAGCCGGCGTCCGCATCCTCCCCTCGCTCGACGACACCGCGGAGGTCCGTGCCGCACTCGCCGAGGCCGACGCCGCCCTCTCTGCCATCGGTCCGCGCTCGCGCGCGGAGGCCCCGGTGGCGGCGCCGGCCACCCGCGCGATCCTTGCAGGGGCGGCGGGGAGGGGACTGCGATTCGTCGTCATCAGCGCAGCGCCGGTCGAAGCGCCGCCCGCCGACGACAGCTTCCTCAGTCGCCGGATCGCCCTGCCGTTGATCGGCGTGCTGCTGCGGCCCGTCTACGACGACCTCCGCGAGATGGAGCGCGAACTGCGTGACTCCGACACGGTGTGGACCGCGTTCCGGCCGCCGATGCTCACCTCCGGCCCGGCCACCGGCACGTACCGGACACGCGTCGGAGGCAGCGTGCCGCGCGGCTTCACGGTGTCGCGGGCGGACCTTGCGGACGGGATGGTCGCGAGCCTGCATCGCCCGGAGACCGAACGCGCGGCGGTCGGGATCGCGGGCTGA